A single genomic interval of Ruminococcus sp. NK3A76 harbors:
- a CDS encoding DUF421 domain-containing protein codes for MLIVFIRSVVLYLMIIFSVRLMGKRQIGELQPSELVVTILVSNIATLPIEDISIPMSMGIVPILTLVSLDVIMSAVTLKSRRIRRIVSGSPKIIIEGGKLKPELLSELRFTADDLLEGLRAQGVFDISEVEQAVVETTGAISVFLKKRSQPPTAQDLGLDTPPSPPPVLIIECGSIIEPALKSLGFDRQWLDRVLKKESRRLSQVFLMTADRGGKYTIVPYGGK; via the coding sequence ATGCTGATAGTGTTCATTCGCTCGGTCGTATTATACCTTATGATAATCTTTTCAGTGCGGCTGATGGGCAAGCGGCAGATAGGCGAGCTGCAGCCGAGCGAGCTTGTGGTGACTATTCTTGTATCAAACATAGCCACCCTGCCGATAGAGGACATATCTATACCTATGTCTATGGGGATAGTGCCTATTCTCACACTTGTGAGCCTTGATGTGATAATGTCGGCCGTGACGCTAAAAAGCAGGCGCATACGCAGGATAGTCTCAGGCTCGCCTAAGATAATAATTGAAGGCGGCAAGCTGAAGCCCGAGCTTCTGAGTGAGCTGCGCTTCACGGCTGACGACCTGCTCGAAGGGCTGAGGGCGCAGGGGGTGTTTGACATATCAGAGGTCGAGCAGGCTGTAGTCGAGACTACAGGGGCGATATCCGTCTTTCTCAAAAAACGCTCCCAGCCGCCCACGGCGCAGGACTTAGGGCTTGACACACCGCCCTCTCCGCCGCCGGTGCTGATAATCGAGTGCGGCAGCATAATAGAGCCTGCGCTAAAAAGTCTCGGCTTTGACAGGCAGTGGCTCGACAGGGTGCTAAAAAAGGAGAGCAGGCGTTTGTCGCAGGTGTTTTTGATGACAGCCGACAGGGGCGGAAAATACACGATAGTCCCCTACGGCGGTAAGTAA
- a CDS encoding DUF4363 family protein: MKRVYFCIFILMAVVAVAFFSLVRVRSGGESLSTGIDKAIDQYRLDGAFPDKLVTELTSQWQEYYRSISFAENTEELNDISRLFTELKCAKSLDEFTRSGELIKTSTRIMCENETPYLYSLL; this comes from the coding sequence ATGAAAAGAGTTTATTTTTGCATATTTATCCTTATGGCGGTGGTAGCGGTGGCGTTTTTCTCGCTTGTAAGGGTCAGGAGCGGCGGCGAGAGCTTAAGTACAGGGATAGACAAAGCGATAGACCAGTACCGCCTTGACGGGGCTTTCCCGGACAAGCTGGTGACGGAGCTTACAAGTCAGTGGCAGGAGTATTACAGGAGCATATCCTTTGCCGAGAACACTGAGGAGCTAAACGACATATCACGCCTTTTTACAGAGCTTAAGTGTGCAAAGAGCCTTGATGAATTCACACGGTCAGGCGAGCTTATCAAGACAAGCACCAGGATCATGTGCGAGAACGAAACGCCTTATCTTTACTCGCTGCTGTGA
- a CDS encoding zinc ribbon domain-containing protein: MAQRYCQACGNALGDNETFCGACGAPNDLPAGGNGAVPSAVPQPKQGGGAAAALAGKKNLIIIAGAVLVVVIVAIVIIHNLTKYQTIDAKDLVRVEFKGMDGKGTAVAMLNTDHEEYDKESGESEVKKGSDFLVTSDDEDYKDRLLGAYSKADSKKEAKDMQEVIMDTKKDGELRNISFDLSDEDKLSNGDTVTVTVDFDEDEFKKAGIKLENTEFEVEVEGLNEVKTIDVFDYCEVKFDGFDGFGSYSVETKADIPDELKDYISFGRADYNDNLKNGDKVKVEAYVYGNYSDDDGDVYYIKTKEDNYYDYGYKSGESLTKEYDVSGLKELSEYDPTADIKVEFSGVGPYKISKINKDGLTPEIADSLSFDYSWDKEYNVGDSVEIKVYPYSNLKDLGYKLKGSADSDGYYIYNITLTEDMVPVLITKKDDVGDLNKESEAYFTEALENFKENKKDSRYIGDVTLSEDPKSWSDFELEKTYLVTAKEMSAKDYDENSKLARIYKVTITDKKNKKYEAHVLFYGYNLVKANGELMLTNNYINCYACKKKLGDYTKFFEDDYHFSKDKYTVTAVS; encoded by the coding sequence ATGGCACAGAGATATTGTCAGGCTTGCGGCAACGCACTCGGTGATAACGAGACCTTTTGCGGTGCCTGCGGCGCACCCAACGATCTGCCTGCCGGCGGTAACGGGGCTGTTCCTTCGGCTGTTCCTCAGCCCAAGCAGGGCGGCGGCGCAGCAGCAGCTCTTGCAGGCAAGAAGAATCTTATCATAATAGCAGGTGCGGTGCTCGTAGTTGTTATCGTGGCTATCGTTATCATACACAACCTTACAAAGTATCAGACGATAGACGCAAAGGATCTCGTAAGAGTTGAATTCAAGGGCATGGACGGAAAGGGAACTGCCGTTGCAATGCTCAACACCGACCACGAGGAATACGACAAGGAAAGCGGCGAGTCCGAGGTAAAGAAGGGCAGCGACTTCCTTGTTACAAGCGATGACGAGGACTACAAGGACAGACTTCTCGGCGCATACTCCAAGGCAGACAGCAAGAAGGAAGCCAAGGATATGCAGGAAGTCATCATGGACACCAAGAAGGACGGCGAGCTCAGGAACATCAGCTTCGACCTTTCCGACGAAGACAAGCTCTCCAACGGCGACACAGTAACAGTTACTGTTGATTTCGACGAGGACGAGTTCAAGAAGGCAGGCATCAAGCTCGAGAACACTGAGTTCGAGGTTGAGGTAGAAGGCCTTAACGAAGTAAAGACTATCGACGTATTTGATTACTGCGAGGTCAAGTTTGACGGTTTTGACGGCTTCGGTTCCTACTCTGTAGAGACAAAGGCTGACATTCCGGACGAGCTCAAGGATTACATCAGCTTCGGCAGAGCAGACTACAACGACAACCTCAAGAACGGCGACAAGGTAAAGGTAGAGGCTTACGTTTACGGCAACTATTCTGACGACGACGGCGACGTTTACTACATCAAGACAAAGGAAGACAACTACTACGATTACGGCTACAAGAGCGGCGAGAGCCTCACAAAGGAATATGATGTTTCCGGCCTTAAGGAGCTCTCCGAGTATGATCCTACAGCTGACATCAAGGTAGAGTTCTCCGGCGTTGGCCCTTACAAGATCAGCAAGATAAACAAGGACGGTCTTACACCTGAGATCGCTGATTCACTCTCCTTCGACTATTCTTGGGACAAGGAGTACAACGTAGGCGATTCCGTTGAGATCAAGGTTTACCCCTACAGCAACCTTAAGGATCTTGGCTACAAGCTCAAGGGCTCGGCTGACAGCGACGGCTACTACATCTACAACATAACCCTTACAGAGGATATGGTGCCTGTTCTTATCACAAAGAAGGACGACGTAGGCGACCTTAACAAGGAAAGCGAGGCTTACTTCACAGAGGCTCTTGAAAACTTCAAGGAGAACAAGAAGGATTCAAGATACATCGGCGATGTTACACTTTCTGAAGACCCCAAGAGCTGGAGCGATTTCGAGCTCGAAAAGACATACCTTGTAACTGCCAAGGAGATGTCCGCTAAGGATTACGACGAGAATTCCAAGCTCGCAAGGATCTACAAGGTAACTATCACAGACAAGAAGAACAAGAAGTATGAAGCACACGTTCTCTTCTACGGCTACAACCTCGTAAAGGCTAACGGCGAGCTCATGCTCACAAACAACTACATCAACTGCTACGCTTGCAAGAAGAAGCTCGGCGATTACACCAAGTTCTTTGAGGACGATTATCACTTCTCCAAGGACAAGTACACTGTAACAGCAGTAAGCTGA
- a CDS encoding redox-sensing transcriptional repressor Rex: MNKNGEVSASVIKRLPRYYRFLGELMKQKVERISSRELASLMKLTASQIRQDLNCFGGFGQQGYGYNVSDLHEQIGKILGVDKKYNTILIGAGNLGRAIASHINFETRGCQLIGIFDANKNVAGKVVAQTTVRHIDELEFFCRTYKPEVAVLCIPKASTQAVAELLVSLGVKAFWNFSHYDLSIDYEGIVVENVHLGDSLLTLTYGVTHTLGNDDGANNK; the protein is encoded by the coding sequence ATGAATAAAAACGGTGAGGTCTCAGCATCGGTGATCAAGAGATTGCCCCGTTATTACAGGTTTTTAGGCGAGCTTATGAAGCAGAAGGTCGAGAGGATATCTTCAAGGGAGCTCGCATCGCTCATGAAGCTGACCGCTTCACAGATAAGGCAGGATCTTAACTGCTTCGGCGGCTTCGGCCAGCAGGGCTACGGCTATAATGTTTCCGACCTGCACGAGCAGATAGGCAAGATACTCGGCGTTGACAAGAAATACAATACTATTCTTATCGGCGCAGGCAACTTAGGCCGTGCAATAGCTTCGCACATCAATTTCGAGACAAGGGGCTGCCAGCTCATAGGCATATTCGATGCAAACAAGAATGTCGCCGGCAAGGTCGTCGCTCAGACTACCGTGCGCCACATAGACGAGCTTGAATTCTTCTGCCGCACCTACAAGCCCGAGGTGGCTGTGCTGTGCATACCCAAGGCAAGCACGCAGGCTGTCGCAGAGCTGCTTGTAAGTCTTGGCGTAAAGGCCTTCTGGAACTTCTCACACTACGACCTGAGCATTGATTACGAGGGCATCGTGGTCGAGAACGTACACTTAGGCGACTCGCTGCTGACACTCACATACGGCGTAACTCACACGCTGGGCAATGATGACGGCGCAAACAACAAGTGA
- a CDS encoding NADP-dependent isocitrate dehydrogenase yields the protein MSKIQMKTPLVEMDGDEMTRIIWQEIKDILLTPYIDLKTEYYDLGLVHRNETDDQVTIDSANATKKYGVAVKCATITPNAARMPEYNLKEMWKSPNGTIRAMLDGTVFRTPILVKGITPYIPTWTKPITIARHAYGDVYKNVEMKCPKGSKAELVLTDAEGNVSREQIFDFKDTAGIIQGLHNREDSIGSFARACFNYALDCKKDVWFATKDTISKKYDHTFKDIFAEIFENEYKEKFAEAGIEYFYTLIDDAVARVIRSEGGYIWACKNYDGDVMSDMVATAYGSLAMMTSVLVSPDGVYEYEAAHGTVQRHYYKHLKGEETSTNSVATLFAWTGALRKRGELDELPELMAFADKLEKATIQTIENGVMTGDLYLLSKLENKQKVNTEDFLKAVDERLKALL from the coding sequence ATGTCAAAAATTCAGATGAAGACACCCTTAGTTGAGATGGACGGAGATGAGATGACCAGAATTATCTGGCAGGAGATAAAGGATATCCTTCTCACCCCGTATATCGACCTTAAGACAGAGTATTATGATCTTGGCCTTGTTCACAGAAACGAGACTGACGACCAGGTAACTATCGACTCGGCAAACGCTACCAAGAAATACGGCGTAGCTGTAAAGTGTGCAACTATCACACCGAATGCCGCAAGAATGCCTGAGTATAACCTTAAGGAGATGTGGAAGTCGCCTAACGGCACAATAAGAGCAATGCTCGACGGCACAGTCTTCCGCACACCTATACTTGTCAAGGGCATCACCCCCTATATCCCTACATGGACAAAGCCTATCACTATCGCACGTCACGCTTACGGCGATGTGTATAAGAACGTCGAGATGAAGTGCCCCAAGGGCTCAAAGGCAGAGCTCGTGCTCACAGATGCCGAGGGCAATGTTTCCAGGGAGCAGATATTTGACTTCAAGGACACAGCAGGCATTATCCAGGGTCTTCACAACAGAGAGGACTCTATAGGCTCATTTGCAAGGGCTTGCTTCAACTACGCTCTTGACTGCAAGAAGGACGTATGGTTCGCTACAAAGGACACTATCTCCAAGAAGTACGACCACACATTCAAGGATATCTTTGCTGAGATATTCGAGAACGAGTACAAGGAAAAGTTTGCCGAGGCAGGCATCGAGTATTTCTACACTCTCATAGACGACGCAGTTGCAAGAGTTATCCGCTCTGAGGGCGGCTATATCTGGGCTTGCAAGAACTACGACGGCGACGTTATGTCCGACATGGTAGCTACAGCCTACGGCTCGCTTGCTATGATGACATCTGTTCTCGTTTCTCCTGACGGCGTTTACGAGTACGAGGCAGCACACGGCACAGTTCAGCGCCACTACTACAAGCACCTCAAGGGCGAGGAGACCTCCACAAACTCCGTAGCTACGCTCTTTGCATGGACAGGCGCTCTGCGCAAGAGAGGCGAGCTCGATGAGCTTCCCGAGCTTATGGCGTTTGCTGACAAGCTGGAAAAGGCAACTATCCAGACTATCGAAAACGGCGTTATGACAGGTGACCTCTACCTGCTCTCAAAGCTCGAAAACAAGCAGAAGGTCAACACAGAGGACTTCCTCAAAGCAGTTGACGAGAGACTCAAAGCACTCTTATGA
- a CDS encoding Uma2 family endonuclease gives MPLAEKKKYTAEEYFAKTQDTNEHTELIDGEIVALAAPDELHFDISFSVCSMLRDFISKNGGSCKPFMAPFDVVLDEYNVVQPDIFVVCDADKRDGKRINGAPDLVIEVVSSNRSDDYVRKLALYKESGVREYWIIDPKFERTLVYDFDNGDYPQIYPFSQDIPVGIYKGVLTVNVAKLLS, from the coding sequence ATGCCGCTTGCTGAAAAAAAGAAATATACGGCAGAGGAATACTTTGCAAAGACTCAGGATACCAATGAGCATACAGAGCTTATCGACGGTGAGATAGTGGCGCTTGCTGCGCCTGATGAGCTGCATTTTGACATCAGCTTTTCCGTGTGTTCAATGCTCAGGGATTTTATAAGCAAAAATGGCGGCAGCTGCAAGCCTTTTATGGCGCCGTTCGATGTTGTGCTTGATGAATACAATGTCGTTCAGCCTGATATTTTTGTAGTATGTGACGCTGATAAGCGTGACGGCAAAAGGATAAACGGTGCGCCGGATCTTGTTATCGAGGTGGTGTCGTCAAACCGCTCGGACGATTATGTAAGAAAGCTCGCTCTTTATAAAGAAAGCGGCGTGCGTGAATATTGGATAATCGACCCGAAGTTTGAAAGAACGCTCGTGTATGACTTCGATAACGGTGATTATCCGCAGATATATCCCTTTTCGCAGGATATACCGGTAGGCATCTATAAAGGCGTGCTGACCGTCAATGTAGCGAAACTCTTATCGTAA
- a CDS encoding aconitate hydratase, giving the protein MGLTLTEKILKAHVVDGEFKKGNEIGIRIDQTLTQDATGTMAYLEFEAIGVPRVKTERSVAYIDHNTLQSGFENADDHRFIGSVAKKHGIYFSRPGNGICHQVHLERFGIPGKTLIGSDSHTPTGGGIGMIAIGAGGLDVAVAMGGGAYYITYPKIVKVNLTGKLSPWVAAKDVILEVLRRMSVKGGVGKVIEYCGEGVKTLTVPERATITNMGAELGATTSIFPSDETTLEFLKAQDRADAWTELKADDDAVYDEEIDIDLSAIVPMAACPHSPDNVKTVAEIGKLKVDQVCIGSCTNSSFMDMMKVAYILKGKTVDPSVSLAIAPGSKQVLNMIASNGALAAMIDAGARILESACGPCIGMGQSPNSGGVSLRTFNRNFEGRSGTKDGQIYLVSPEMAALSALTGYLTDPRELGDMPKFEMPKQFTINDNMVEPPAAEAEMDSVEILRGPNIKPYPETAPLVDNIECKVSLKVEDNITTDHIMPAGAKILPLRSNIPAISQHCFTVCDEDFPRRAKNLGKSIIVGGQNYGQGSSREHAALAPLYLGIKAVVVKSFARIHRANLINAGILPLTFVNEADYDKIDQGDEIALENVRADIEAGKTELTLKDKTKGIEIPVLCELTGRTKDIILAGGLLDYTRESLK; this is encoded by the coding sequence ATGGGACTTACACTTACCGAGAAGATACTTAAGGCTCACGTTGTAGACGGCGAGTTCAAAAAAGGAAACGAAATAGGCATAAGGATAGACCAGACCCTCACTCAGGACGCTACAGGCACAATGGCTTACCTCGAATTCGAGGCTATCGGCGTTCCGAGAGTAAAGACAGAGCGCTCTGTCGCTTATATAGACCATAACACCCTCCAGTCGGGCTTTGAGAACGCTGACGACCACCGCTTCATAGGCTCCGTAGCCAAGAAGCACGGTATCTATTTCTCACGCCCCGGCAACGGCATCTGCCACCAGGTACACCTTGAAAGATTCGGTATACCCGGCAAGACGCTTATCGGCTCTGACAGCCATACCCCCACAGGCGGCGGTATCGGTATGATAGCTATAGGTGCAGGCGGCCTTGACGTTGCAGTTGCAATGGGCGGCGGTGCTTACTATATCACATACCCCAAGATCGTCAAGGTAAACCTCACAGGCAAGCTCTCCCCCTGGGTGGCTGCAAAGGACGTTATCCTTGAAGTATTAAGAAGAATGTCCGTCAAGGGCGGTGTCGGCAAGGTAATAGAATACTGCGGCGAGGGTGTCAAGACACTCACCGTTCCCGAGAGAGCAACTATAACAAACATGGGCGCAGAGCTTGGCGCTACAACATCTATATTCCCCTCTGACGAGACAACGCTTGAATTCCTTAAGGCTCAGGACAGAGCTGATGCATGGACAGAGCTTAAGGCAGATGACGATGCAGTATACGACGAGGAGATAGATATCGACCTTTCCGCTATCGTTCCTATGGCAGCCTGCCCCCACAGCCCTGACAATGTAAAGACAGTCGCTGAGATAGGCAAGTTAAAGGTTGACCAGGTATGTATCGGCTCCTGCACAAACTCCAGCTTTATGGATATGATGAAGGTAGCATATATACTTAAGGGCAAGACTGTTGACCCGAGCGTGTCGCTCGCTATCGCTCCCGGCTCTAAGCAGGTGCTCAATATGATAGCTTCAAACGGCGCACTTGCAGCAATGATAGATGCAGGCGCAAGAATACTCGAATCTGCCTGCGGCCCCTGCATAGGCATGGGTCAGTCACCCAACTCAGGCGGTGTGTCCTTAAGAACATTCAACCGTAACTTCGAGGGCAGGTCGGGCACAAAGGACGGCCAGATATACCTCGTATCTCCCGAAATGGCTGCACTCTCCGCACTCACGGGCTATCTGACAGACCCGAGAGAATTAGGTGATATGCCTAAGTTCGAGATGCCCAAGCAGTTTACGATAAACGATAATATGGTAGAGCCCCCGGCAGCTGAGGCAGAAATGGACAGCGTGGAGATACTCCGTGGCCCCAATATCAAGCCCTACCCTGAGACAGCTCCGCTCGTTGACAACATCGAGTGCAAGGTGTCTCTTAAGGTCGAGGATAATATCACTACCGACCACATCATGCCGGCAGGCGCAAAGATACTCCCTCTGCGCTCGAATATCCCTGCTATCTCGCAGCACTGCTTCACAGTATGCGATGAGGACTTCCCGAGAAGAGCCAAGAACCTCGGCAAGTCTATCATAGTCGGCGGCCAGAACTACGGCCAGGGCAGCTCCCGTGAGCACGCAGCACTTGCTCCTCTCTACCTCGGCATCAAGGCAGTAGTTGTCAAGAGCTTTGCAAGAATACACAGAGCAAACCTTATAAACGCAGGCATTCTCCCCCTCACATTCGTCAACGAAGCTGACTACGACAAGATAGACCAGGGCGACGAGATAGCTCTTGAAAATGTCAGAGCTGACATCGAGGCAGGCAAGACAGAGCTTACCCTCAAGGACAAGACAAAGGGCATAGAGATACCCGTTCTCTGCGAGCTCACAGGCAGAACAAAGGATATCATCCTTGCAGGCGGATTGCTTGATTACACAAGAGAGAGCCTTAAGTAA
- a CDS encoding glycoside hydrolase family 36 protein yields MKQLTDFYATVRIGDMSYQFSDRIVTEDFDARLVCEGERVSLFVTPKTDGEGIAFDTLAITARAHITEHDRVFINGYQSWTDSREYEIHEKMTGIDHIPKALVRRYNFDKYGDYNFTSYSGRAGDFHGYSYGYIREESTFQLFGSLNERDGFTLIRVLSSDGEVSFEKDCEGRRYTGSFTALDIAVITGSEGEVFDRFFELSKIKCRDARPISGYTSWYRHYQDITEEKLLFDLEGVSAQGGMDIFQIDDGFQKGVGDWLKVNAEKFPHGMKYVCDRIHEKGLMAGLWLAPFVCERNSYIYRRRKDMLLKDKNGAPVPAGCNWSGSFALDIYDPDVQEYLEKVFDTVLNKWGFDMVKLDFLYAACIIPHGGKTRGEVMNDAMQLLRRLCGDKLILGCGVPLASAFGVVDYCRIGCDVGLSWNDNMLMQLTHRERVSTKNSMLNTIFRRQLDKRAFLNDPDVFLLRDEGNSLSNIQKQSLAIVNDLFGSVYFTSDDISAYSDKQKRVLALAKSLRGCKHGDVDTEDGTVTFTYLRNGKKTTAELSPTGGIHKSR; encoded by the coding sequence ATGAAACAGCTTACAGATTTTTATGCAACTGTCCGCATAGGCGATATGAGCTATCAGTTCTCCGACAGGATAGTCACAGAGGATTTTGATGCAAGGCTCGTTTGTGAGGGCGAGAGGGTGAGCCTTTTTGTGACCCCGAAGACTGACGGCGAGGGGATAGCCTTCGACACGCTCGCAATAACCGCCAGAGCGCATATCACCGAGCATGACCGTGTGTTTATAAACGGCTATCAATCGTGGACGGACAGCCGTGAATACGAGATACATGAAAAAATGACAGGTATCGACCATATCCCCAAAGCGCTCGTGCGAAGATATAACTTCGATAAATACGGCGACTATAACTTCACCTCATACTCAGGCAGGGCAGGGGATTTTCACGGCTACAGCTACGGTTATATAAGAGAGGAGAGCACCTTTCAGCTTTTCGGCTCTCTCAATGAGCGTGACGGCTTTACGCTGATAAGAGTTCTGTCCTCAGACGGCGAGGTCAGCTTCGAGAAAGACTGTGAGGGCAGGCGCTACACTGGCAGCTTCACAGCTCTTGACATAGCCGTTATCACCGGCAGCGAGGGTGAAGTATTTGACCGCTTCTTTGAGCTTTCAAAGATAAAGTGCCGTGATGCCAGACCTATATCCGGCTACACGAGCTGGTACCGCCACTATCAGGACATCACCGAGGAAAAGCTGCTGTTTGATCTTGAAGGAGTGTCTGCGCAGGGCGGCATGGATATATTCCAGATAGACGACGGCTTCCAAAAGGGGGTCGGCGACTGGCTGAAGGTAAATGCCGAAAAATTCCCCCACGGCATGAAGTATGTCTGCGACAGGATACACGAAAAAGGCCTTATGGCAGGGCTGTGGCTCGCACCGTTCGTCTGCGAGCGAAACTCCTATATCTACCGCCGCAGAAAGGATATGCTGCTTAAGGATAAAAACGGCGCACCCGTTCCTGCCGGCTGCAACTGGTCAGGCTCATTTGCGCTCGATATCTACGACCCCGATGTGCAGGAGTATCTTGAAAAGGTATTTGACACGGTGCTTAATAAATGGGGCTTTGACATGGTCAAGCTCGATTTTCTGTACGCTGCCTGCATTATCCCTCACGGCGGCAAGACCCGTGGCGAGGTGATGAATGACGCTATGCAGCTGCTTCGCCGCCTGTGCGGTGACAAGCTGATACTCGGCTGCGGCGTGCCGCTCGCATCGGCCTTCGGCGTGGTCGATTACTGCCGCATCGGCTGCGATGTCGGGCTTAGCTGGAACGACAATATGCTCATGCAGCTGACCCACAGAGAACGTGTGTCAACAAAGAATTCCATGCTGAACACCATATTCCGCCGCCAGCTCGACAAGCGTGCATTCCTGAACGACCCTGATGTTTTCCTGCTGCGTGACGAGGGCAACAGCCTGTCAAATATACAGAAGCAATCACTTGCGATAGTAAATGACCTTTTCGGCAGCGTATATTTCACATCTGACGATATCTCCGCCTACAGCGACAAGCAAAAGCGTGTTCTCGCTCTTGCTAAGAGCCTTCGTGGCTGCAAGCATGGCGATGTGGATACAGAAGACGGAACAGTGACCTTTACATACCTGCGAAACGGCAAAAAGACCACCGCCGAGCTTTCCCCCACAGGAGGGATACACAAAAGCAGGTAA
- a CDS encoding MFS transporter → MKKVTNKVLWQFAIGQLGWSMLSGIVSNWLVFFYMPESSETDAGQKLFITQGSIFLGLTVIGIITAIGRLFDAVTDPYIASKSDRCRHKDGRRIPFMRAIAVPFAAVTVLIFVSPVSEVSWVNNGMLLVTLLLFYLFMTIYCTPYNALLPELGKDPKDRINVSTYISVTFFMGTAFSYLVPNIAGFFRDSVGYANSFRITIGILAAVAAVCMLVPVFTIKESDYADTTPSETPAFASLAKTFSNKEFRKFVYSDIFYWVALTMFQTGLSFYITTLIGLDADKTFILFATMTAMSLVFYAPVNILAKKLGKKKLVISAFIFFSLVFLFTAFAGKLGLPKMVNGLMIAIFASIPMAVLGILPQAIVADVAQADGIKTGESREGMFFAARTFAMKMGQALAMVLFTSIKGIGENGFGLRITAAAAAALCLIGGLILGAYDERKVTGVIAEGAQQKTEEQ, encoded by the coding sequence ATGAAAAAGGTAACAAATAAAGTTCTGTGGCAGTTTGCCATAGGCCAGCTCGGCTGGAGTATGCTCTCCGGTATCGTGTCAAACTGGCTGGTGTTTTTCTATATGCCCGAGAGCAGCGAAACAGATGCCGGGCAGAAGCTCTTTATCACGCAGGGAAGTATATTCTTAGGCCTAACCGTTATCGGCATCATCACCGCTATCGGCAGGCTCTTTGATGCTGTGACAGACCCGTATATCGCATCAAAGTCAGACAGATGCAGGCATAAGGACGGCAGGCGCATACCCTTTATGAGAGCTATCGCCGTGCCATTTGCGGCAGTCACAGTGCTGATATTTGTCTCCCCGGTAAGCGAAGTCTCGTGGGTAAATAACGGTATGCTGCTTGTGACACTGCTGCTTTTCTACCTCTTTATGACTATCTACTGCACCCCGTATAACGCCCTGCTCCCCGAGCTTGGCAAAGACCCCAAGGACAGGATAAATGTCTCGACCTACATTTCCGTAACATTCTTTATGGGTACTGCATTTTCCTACCTTGTCCCCAATATCGCAGGCTTTTTCCGTGACAGTGTTGGGTATGCAAATTCCTTCCGTATAACTATCGGTATCCTCGCAGCAGTCGCAGCTGTTTGTATGCTCGTGCCTGTGTTCACCATAAAGGAAAGCGACTATGCCGACACCACCCCCTCCGAGACACCTGCCTTTGCCTCCCTTGCAAAGACATTCTCGAATAAGGAGTTTCGCAAGTTCGTCTATTCGGATATCTTCTACTGGGTGGCACTCACTATGTTCCAGACGGGGCTGTCATTCTATATCACTACCCTTATCGGCCTTGATGCAGACAAGACCTTTATCCTCTTTGCAACGATGACCGCTATGAGCCTTGTGTTCTACGCCCCCGTAAATATCCTGGCCAAAAAGCTCGGCAAGAAAAAGCTCGTTATAAGCGCATTTATATTCTTCAGCCTTGTGTTCCTGTTCACGGCATTTGCCGGCAAGCTCGGCCTGCCTAAAATGGTCAACGGCCTTATGATAGCGATATTTGCATCTATCCCGATGGCAGTGCTCGGTATCCTGCCGCAGGCTATCGTTGCAGACGTTGCGCAGGCTGACGGCATAAAGACAGGTGAAAGCAGAGAGGGTATGTTCTTTGCAGCACGCACCTTTGCCATGAAAATGGGTCAGGCGCTCGCTATGGTGCTTTTTACATCAATAAAGGGCATAGGCGAGAACGGCTTCGGGCTTCGTATAACAGCAGCCGCAGCCGCAGCGCTCTGCCTTATCGGCGGCCTTATCCTCGGTGCATACGATGAGAGGAAGGTCACAGGCGTGATAGCAGAGGGCGCACAGCAGAAAACGGAGGAGCAGTAA
- a CDS encoding TetR/AcrR family transcriptional regulator, whose protein sequence is MEYKKIIENAKNDRMNEAVEAAAELLLQGNVEDIKMTDIAEKCGIGVASLYRYFGTKGDIVAKAGAVLWGRIRALFDGVFESPYFLDKSGYDRLCELMKVFRVLYISHQDFLRFVDSFDRFAVNEKISPEALSEYERSVLDFYPLFETAYRDGVKDGTTKPDIDFGLVYVSVTHALMLMSEKFSRGKVFESDAGGEHELRFMVDMALAYIKA, encoded by the coding sequence GTGGAATATAAAAAAATTATTGAAAATGCGAAAAATGACCGTATGAATGAAGCGGTAGAAGCGGCGGCAGAGCTCCTTTTGCAGGGCAATGTCGAGGATATCAAGATGACTGATATCGCTGAAAAATGCGGTATCGGCGTGGCCTCGCTCTACCGCTACTTCGGCACAAAGGGCGATATCGTCGCTAAGGCCGGCGCTGTGCTGTGGGGCAGGATAAGGGCGCTGTTCGACGGCGTGTTTGAAAGCCCCTATTTTTTAGATAAAAGCGGCTACGACAGGCTTTGCGAGCTGATGAAGGTCTTTCGGGTGCTCTATATCTCGCACCAGGATTTCCTGCGGTTTGTTGACAGCTTTGACCGCTTTGCAGTCAATGAAAAAATAAGCCCCGAGGCGCTCAGCGAGTATGAGAGGAGCGTGCTTGATTTCTATCCGCTCTTTGAAACAGCCTACCGTGACGGCGTTAAGGACGGCACGACAAAGCCTGATATCGACTTCGGGCTTGTGTATGTATCCGTCACCCACGCACTTATGCTCATGAGCGAGAAATTCTCCCGTGGCAAGGTGTTCGAGTCGGACGCCGGCGGCGAGCACGAGCTGCGGTTCATGGTGGATATGGCGCTTGCCTATATAAAGGCATAG